Genomic DNA from Vigna radiata var. radiata cultivar VC1973A unplaced genomic scaffold, Vradiata_ver6 scaffold_450, whole genome shotgun sequence:
CACCATCACATCTTCTTCGCACTAGCTTTTCGACCTGCAAAAACCACAAGACAGCAACGCAACATCTTTGCACCAGAATCCCACAACCTATCATGCCTGCAACTTCGCAACACATAATAAAGTcctaattttttatgtaaagaTGAAAGTACCACGTGGCAGTCTCTCAGGACAATTGTCACATGTATCAAAAGACTTACTCCTCATTTAGAAATGGTTAATCTGAACACTGTTTTGTACTATTTAGAAGccatgaaagaaaattatcaaattgaacaaaaatttaaaatcacttTGAACACCAAAATTAATGatcattttttaacaaaattaatgaaattatagaTCAAAACTGGCATTAagctataattttttataaagacattttatatcataagttaaaattcattccagtataaaaaataacagtgatataataatttttttttaatataagttaaacCCAAAATTGATATAGAAAATGACATAATGAGaaactataataaattataaatacttttatagtGGTTGCAattaaccaatataaaaaatcgtttttttatattgattgacCTAGAATCAGTATAAAATGTAACACAGTGATAAAAATACAGTATTAGATCACACTTTCTAAATCAATTActactattatataattatactatttttaaagtttgttttatatttatatttaatataaataattctattttacaatttgtaaaagaaattaatattttatattcttgaATTATTTCTTGTTAAATTTTAGTAAAGAGAAAACTTTACCATTTTGTAGTTCGCATTTGAACAGATTTTTTTactcatattttgaaatattaaataaaataaaaaatcaaaatttacttttttacaaactaaagttaattaatctataaattaatttatagagatcttatttaaaaaaatacatattaaattttatgtataagtttatatagaaatgaattttatttttaacatttttttcttaaaagattcAAGAACAGGTCCAATTGAGTCTCTGAATGTTCTCAagagtctttaattttttactttttatttgatatgCAACTAATAGGTATAAATTATCATgtaaacatataaattcatatCATGTTTCTGGAACTTTCTTTACTATATATAACACCTGCAAAATTATATTGATATCATATAGAAATTTAAAGTgaatatttacataataaaactACATTAAATAATGATTTTCCACCACCAAcgtgaaattaaatatttttcaaatataaaaaactgctgtattagttattaaataaagataattcaGATATTAGTAATTAACTTCATCAGTTTTGACTTTCGCATGCATTATAAATAATCTGACTGAAAACAAATAACGTTTTTCCTTATTATAAGATTTAAACGTGCTCACAGAACCAGCATCGGTAATTGCACAGGACACCCCACCTTCCAATGCCAATGCAGTCTCATCAAGAGTATTTGTATAATTACTTCTAAAAgaaatagaacaaaataaatttaatttatataaaaattaatttacaaaaagattatgtgtaatttttaagttcttttatctttttaatatatagacattatttttaatattatattatattttattatttattacaaatttgtttgaaaattgactaaaaaacaaatattgagTTCTCATCATACAAACAAAAGTTATGAACCAAACTATCTTCTCTTTCTCAATATAATGCATTTATGTTCATTGTCACTCCCATTAATGCAGTTACACCAGCTCAATACTCTCATCAATAACTTCCAaccctcttttctttctttctccttactCATCACCATTCACCacccataacttttttttttttggatttttctttatttaatcattcattatatatttttttctctttgccCCACCGCTTATTCCTCCTATAGAAACCTATTCTTAAACGTGTTTCTGGTCTATGTCACTCTAAAATaactccttttcttctttaatcCCCATCCACGGGTTTCTTTGAGGTTATCCAATGACACTGTTTGTTAGCTATATgcaatattttaatctttttttttgtaacttATATTACTATCTCAGCTTTCTTATATTTAAGCCTTGTCTCGGTAACTTCAGACTTATCTCAGCTTTCTTCTACATAGTTTCATTTTTTGTCTTCTTTAAGAGTAGCCATTGTTAACCTTTCACACCATGTCAACTCCTTTTCAATTTTGTCGGTTCTGAATTATCGTTTACATCTGTCAAGAAAGTAATGCATTTTCTCTGTAATGCATTTTCTCTGTAATGCATTTTCTCTGCACGTGAGAGAGAGCATTATAGTTTAGCAAAACCAAAGTTCATCAATGTTAACTTTGTAACTTTACTAACTCCGTTCATGGTTTTGAAGCAGATACGACAGTTTTGAAACcaacttttttctctctccccCTTCTTGCCAGCCACAGTTTTAGCAGAACCTCTGGGTCAACTTAAAACATCATCTAAATACCAGGACTTATaaaaagaggagaaagagaGCACATAACTTAATTGCAGAGAGAGCGAGAGAggtttgaaaagaaaatctcTATCCTTCCCCTAAGGTTGATCAAAATCAGGTGAGTTCTCCTCTCTCtaatttcttactttttcttcataaaacACATCCATCAAGTACATCACTGTACCATCATTAAACAAACATTCTCATaccatttatataaaatttgtggtAGATCCctttaatttcttatttctgTTGTACAGCACTATTCCACCATACCTTTACTTTTATTCCAATATCCaaattctcacttagagaatgACCATCCACTATGGTTGTTGTTACCAAAGCAGTTTTTAAACCTCAATTCTGCAAAACAAAACCTAAACAAcagtctttttgttttcttttttttttctgagaaaGGATTTTGCCAAACcactcttttaatttatttaactatttttggTCATCCCCAATTTCCCTTTTGAATGTAAGAATAAGACTGCATGCTGTGCTTGTTTTTTATtgctaaaacaaaaaaaaaaagaattcttGGTATTACCACCTTTTTTATTAATGTGTAACACATGTTGACTTGTGAGAGTTTTCACTTTCACTTTCTGTCTTGGCATGCAGATTCAAGAATCAAAACAGAAGGACTTAAGCAATGTATCAGTACAACAGCAACTCTTGGAattctcaacaacaacaacagtcTATACTAGAAAGGCCTCCACAAAGGACATTCTTGGAGAACGGTTTGGGAAGGAACATAGATGGTGAATCTTCTACTAATGAAAGGAAAGCTCCTTCCTCTAATCGAGATCCCGGAAAACAAAGTGGAAAAAAGCGTTACCATCGACACACTAATGAACAGATAATGGAGATGGAATGGTAAGGTTcaacttccttttttttatctaattaataaaatgagaaaataaaatatttaatgcttGGTTTggttataattaaatattatttatttagtataatGTTTTGAAATGTGGTATTGTCAGTTTCTTTAAGGAGTGTCCTCACCCAGATGACAGACAAAGGAGAGAGCTGAGCAGAGAGCTGGGATTGGATATGTTGCAGGTCAAATTCTGGTTCCAAAACAAGCGTACCCAAGTGAAGGTAAAGGAGAAAGGAGAAAGGCTCTAGGATCTGTAAAGTTTTACATATGATTTATACTGGCTAGATCCACATACACAATATTACATAAGactaaaatatcataaaattcatttttttataattattttatctttataatatatattaaatgaatataaatatatgttatcttatttttagtttttaaaaaataaaaaaaatcaaatgaatataaaaaatatttatgtcaaaatattatttatctgtTACCATTcacctctatatatatatatatatatttatttattctgattataatttttatattattattgttttttcatTCCCTTCTTTTTTGCaagtttattttcttctccatgttttctttttcatcatattaattaccaattattctaaaaaatattagtttaattatttttttatctcaatgCCACTCTTAAAAAGGTTAGTATAGCtattattaagttaaaaagcaaaatttaccagaaaaattattttagaaaaatattgttatctttttatatgttttttgtgcGTCCAAAGTTTCtagttttcaaattaaaaataatatttcaacaaaaaaaataccgCTTTTAACGAAGTATTAATACTAATTTTCaattagaaaaacataaacCACTCTGGCATTTCTGTATAgtaaagaaatggaaaaaagtAAGCATCCAGTACAGAAATTTTAACAGTTACTTCAAATATTTAGACAACTCAGATTTTATACAACTcatatcattaaatatttgttgaaattttttttaacatatataaattttacattcatttaatcttatcttttttactttttatttttattttttttaaatacaaaaattcattgatttgtaattattttatttttatattacgtgttaaataaatgtaaatatatattattttcttttatatatttttttaagatcaagttacaattattatttttttttaatttaacaatggACTGATAATTTGAGGACTCCATCAAATTCCTTTTAAAAGAGGAAGgaaaaaaagtttaacataGACTGCCCATTATATTCACCTTATTCCCCCTTCTTTTATCACATTATAACATGCAAGTTACTTCTTCTCTTTCCCTCTTTTattctctatatttttattctgtGTCACCATCACTCTCACTAGTACTAATGGTTCTCAGTACCATTTCTACGCTGAAAATAAAAGCATCTAATTATACTTGTTtgtcttaaatatatatacatgttatGCCATCATGTGATGATATTCCCTTATCATGTATACAGTCTCAACATGAACGCCACGAGAACAATCTTTTAAAGGCTGAGAATGACAAGCTTCGTGAAGAGAACACCAGGTACAAGGAGGCACTAAGTCATGCTTCTTGCCCTAATTGTGGAGGCCTCAGTGGAGAAATGTCCTTTGACGAGCAACAGTTGAGGGCTGAGAATATGCGATTGAGGGAAGAGGTAAATCACTTTGACCATTAAATCATACAAATTTTACTGTTCAAACCTTAgtatactatttttttcattttttttttcttacttttgtaTTTCAGATTGAAAAGATGTCAGCAATGATACCAAGATTTGCTGTAAAACCTGGGAGTTTATATCATAACATGTCATCTCAAAACCAGATGATTCCTCCTCGGTCCCTTGATCAGGGTGTTGGAAACTATGGAGCACAGACAGTTATGATAGGGGAAATGTTTGGTAGCAATGATGAACCCCTTGGGGCACTCCCAATTGCTAGTGATTTTGAGAAAGACATCGTTATGGAGATTGGTAGCGTAGCAATGAAGGAATTCACAAACCTGGCTGAGGCTGGAAACCCTTTGTGGCTCCCTGGAAACTGTGGCTGTGAGATTCTGAACCAGGATGAATATCTGAGATCTTTCCCTAAGGGAATAGGCCCAACACCCCTAGACGTAAAAATCGAAGCTTCAAGGCATTCCGCAGTGGTCATCATGGATTACAATAAACTCGTTGAGATCTTTATGGATGTTGTGAGTATTAATACTCTTCCAACTATGTGTTACATGCACCAGTAAAACTATCTATAGCTTCTGATTTGATTTTCCAAACTCCTTATCTCTTATTAGGATTTACTTCATATCTCTCGATTTTAATCTTGTATTCATCACCTTATTCGTTATGTTTTCCATTTATAAAttcgttttcatttttctttcattgaagGTGAGACATCATTGTAAGACATTTAAACTGGTTGATTGACATTGAAACTGTTGATAATGATTTTCAGAATCAATGGGCAAACATGTTTTGCGGTATCATTTCAAGGGCGGCGATACATCAAGTGCTGGAAGTTGGCCAAACAGAAATCTTCGACGGAGCCTGTCAAGTGGTAAgcaaagtttaatttattataaatctgCCTTAATTCCCTTCCATTTTATCCACTTTGTCACCTCTCTGGAGCATTGAtgaatttcatttgttgttggttCAGATGTCAGCTGAGTTCCAAGTCCCTTCACCGCTTGTTCCTGTTCGTGATGACTATTTTGTGAGGTTCTGTAAGAGAAAAAATTTAGAATCATGGACTATTGTTGATTTTTCCATGGATCAGCTGCGACCTGGTTCATTCACAAAAAGCCGAAGACGACCCTCTGGTTGCCTAATCACAGAATTGCCAAATGGTTACTCAAAGGTTAATTGCATTGATTTCTATTAACTTCTACAGTGTTTACTTACATTACTTTCCCATGGAGAAAACTTTGTTGTGAACAACAactacttttcaatttttttctttagattgTTTGGATTGAACATATAGAACTGGAAGATAATGAAGTGCACGATCTTTACAAAAGCTATGTTAATTCTGGCCTCGCCTTTGGAGCTAAACGCTGGGTGGCATCCTTGGATAGACAATGCGAACGTCTTGCAAGTTCAATGGCCTCGAACATACCCCATAAGAGCATTggtggtatatatatatatttagatttatgtCTCATgatctttcttcattttttcttttatttattcattaaattttaagattgtGTAAAAGGGTTAGGCACACTCCATTGCAAAAATAGGTGACTTAATTAGTTTGACTTGGAATATTTACTATGTTTATGTATACAGTGCTAACAAATTCTGGGGGACGAAGATGTATGATGAGGCTGGCCGAAAGAATGATGTTGAGCTTTTGTACTGCTGTTGGTGCATCTACTGCAAATGCTTGGACACTATTAACAGAGGCCGGTGAAGATGTAAGGGTCATGACCAGAAAAAGTGTGGATGATCCAGGAAGACCTTCCGGTATTGTGCTCAGTGCTTCAACTTCTTTTTGGCTCCCCATTCCTTCAAGGACCGTTTTTGATTTTCTGCGATCTGAAAACTCAAGAAATCAGGTAATGTACAAAAACTCATCGGTTACAAGTTACATTACATATCTCTAATCATAATACagtatttatctatttttactaaaattctGAGAACAAGTGCAAACATGTTGAATTTGCAGTGGGACATTCTCTCTAACGGAGGACAAGTAGAAGAATTGGCACACATTGCCAATGGTCATGATAGTGGCAACTGTGTCTCCTTGCTTCGAGTCAACGTAAGTTGTTATAGTTTAGCATGCACACTTCATAGTTTACACATCTCGTTATAGTTGTAAGTAACCTAGCATGCTGTTTGGTGAATACAAATTGTAGACTCCGAATTTCGGCCAAAGCAATATGACTATGCTTCAAGAGACTTGCACTGATGCCACAGGCTCGTTTGTTGTGTATGCTCCTGTTGATTTAATTTCCATGAATGCTGTGTTGAGAGGTGGAAATCCTGATTGTGTTGCCCTGCTGCCATCGGGCTTTGCTGTTCTTCCTGATGGGCCTGAACCGATGAACAACGGAGGATCCATTGGTGAGGTTGGATCTGGAGGTTGCCTTCTAACAGTGGCATTTCAGATATTGGTTGATTCTGTTCCAACTTCAAAACTCTCTGCTACTTCAGTGACCACTGTTAGCAGTTTAATCAAGTGCATAGTTGAGCGGATCCAAGCCGTAGTGTGCAATGGCGGCACTTAGGTGCCGTCGAGCCCTCAAATATAGAGTAAGCAAATTGATGACTGAAAATTTACATGTTGATATTCATTTGTTCCAGGTTTAATTAACGTATGTTTCACTTTTGGTAACGAATCTAAAGAAGTTATATAGAAACTATTTCAGTCATTAATTTTGAGTTTTGTTGTACTACATGCAGATGTAATAGATAGAGAAAGATGATAGACAAATAAGGAAGGTGGTCCCAACTTTATAGTGTTCGGAAGAAGGGAAACAAGTAAATTAAGGCATCTTAGAGAACCCTATCTTCTTTTGCGCAGCTAGTGACTGATGGGCATTGACTTCCCCAAAATGATTTATAGATGTAATAAATAAGTCTGGATTTCTCTTTATTTATGAGCAGAACTTTTATTGTTGTGCTGTAAACTTGGATGGTTTTGTTAAGTTTTTTCCATTGTTTGACTTCTAAACTTTCTTCATGTTCCTTATGTAGCTCCATTTTGATGTGTTTGGAAGAACTTACCTAAACCTATACTAtactataatttataaaataaaatttaatataattatttactgtTAGTATTTTTCATACCAATCACTCTCTTTTATTCacttgatttttgaaaaaaatcaactaaaacactaagaatggATAttcacatcgattagagataaggctaatttataatatataagtgagatgcaATCTTTACcttacaaaccgattttgtggagttgagttagacttaaagtccacttttaaTAAAcactttattaatataaatagtgaatacttaaaatatctatatttacCAAAAAATATTCATTGGAGATATCTATATTGTATCTGTTGTGAATTTTACTCACAATCTTCTTTTCATATAGATTCCACGTAATTTAACAAATTGTGTTCTTGGTGATGTTTtcttatattacaaaaattcaatGGCATACC
This window encodes:
- the LOC106754372 gene encoding homeobox-leucine zipper protein MERISTEM L1 isoform X1 — encoded protein: MYQYNSNSWNSQQQQQSILERPPQRTFLENGLGRNIDGESSTNERKAPSSNRDPGKQSGKKRYHRHTNEQIMEMECFFKECPHPDDRQRRELSRELGLDMLQVKFWFQNKRTQVKSQHERHENNLLKAENDKLREENTRYKEALSHASCPNCGGLSGEMSFDEQQLRAENMRLREEIEKMSAMIPRFAVKPGSLYHNMSSQNQMIPPRSLDQGVGNYGAQTVMIGEMFGSNDEPLGALPIASDFEKDIVMEIGSVAMKEFTNLAEAGNPLWLPGNCGCEILNQDEYLRSFPKGIGPTPLDVKIEASRHSAVVIMDYNKLVEIFMDVNQWANMFCGIISRAAIHQVLEVGQTEIFDGACQVMSAEFQVPSPLVPVRDDYFVRFCKRKNLESWTIVDFSMDQLRPGSFTKSRRRPSGCLITELPNGYSKIVWIEHIELEDNEVHDLYKSYVNSGLAFGAKRWVASLDRQCERLASSMASNIPHKSIGVLTNSGGRRCMMRLAERMMLSFCTAVGASTANAWTLLTEAGEDVRVMTRKSVDDPGRPSGIVLSASTSFWLPIPSRTVFDFLRSENSRNQWDILSNGGQVEELAHIANGHDSGNCVSLLRVNTPNFGQSNMTMLQETCTDATGSFVVYAPVDLISMNAVLRGGNPDCVALLPSGFAVLPDGPEPMNNGGSIGEVGSGGCLLTVAFQILVDSVPTSKLSATSVTTVSSLIKCIVERIQAVVCNGGT
- the LOC106754372 gene encoding homeobox-leucine zipper protein MERISTEM L1 isoform X2 — its product is MSQHERHENNLLKAENDKLREENTRYKEALSHASCPNCGGLSGEMSFDEQQLRAENMRLREEIEKMSAMIPRFAVKPGSLYHNMSSQNQMIPPRSLDQGVGNYGAQTVMIGEMFGSNDEPLGALPIASDFEKDIVMEIGSVAMKEFTNLAEAGNPLWLPGNCGCEILNQDEYLRSFPKGIGPTPLDVKIEASRHSAVVIMDYNKLVEIFMDVNQWANMFCGIISRAAIHQVLEVGQTEIFDGACQVMSAEFQVPSPLVPVRDDYFVRFCKRKNLESWTIVDFSMDQLRPGSFTKSRRRPSGCLITELPNGYSKIVWIEHIELEDNEVHDLYKSYVNSGLAFGAKRWVASLDRQCERLASSMASNIPHKSIGVLTNSGGRRCMMRLAERMMLSFCTAVGASTANAWTLLTEAGEDVRVMTRKSVDDPGRPSGIVLSASTSFWLPIPSRTVFDFLRSENSRNQWDILSNGGQVEELAHIANGHDSGNCVSLLRVNTPNFGQSNMTMLQETCTDATGSFVVYAPVDLISMNAVLRGGNPDCVALLPSGFAVLPDGPEPMNNGGSIGEVGSGGCLLTVAFQILVDSVPTSKLSATSVTTVSSLIKCIVERIQAVVCNGGT